One Bacillota bacterium genomic region harbors:
- a CDS encoding TetR/AcrR family transcriptional regulator translates to MDHKQPLDSVCAVADVKDPKTRILEAAENLFADRGFDGVSIREIADQAQVNSAMIYYYFGNKEGLYRGIMEGILSEITSVIDRTIKAGGDPAERITQIVNNYISFLQRRRQAAKLWLRVISSEDTKHIEMAVNQYIPKNFLSFEHTIHEGIESGLFRQVDTRLAAISLIGMILLFFIGSPIINRLPGMTNYLEGTGQQLARHTLEIFFHGLQQRESANQEDQEPKDLNAKEGSGE, encoded by the coding sequence GTGGACCACAAGCAACCGCTTGATTCAGTTTGTGCCGTGGCTGACGTGAAGGACCCCAAAACCAGGATCCTGGAAGCAGCGGAAAACCTTTTTGCCGATCGGGGGTTTGATGGGGTTTCCATCCGGGAAATTGCTGATCAGGCTCAGGTCAACAGCGCGATGATTTACTATTATTTTGGCAACAAGGAAGGCCTTTACCGGGGAATTATGGAGGGAATACTGTCTGAAATTACCAGTGTGATTGATCGGACTATCAAAGCAGGAGGAGATCCGGCCGAACGAATTACCCAGATCGTCAACAACTACATCAGCTTTCTCCAGCGCCGGAGACAAGCGGCCAAACTGTGGCTGCGGGTAATCAGTTCAGAGGATACGAAGCATATTGAAATGGCGGTTAATCAGTATATACCGAAGAATTTTCTGAGCTTTGAGCATACCATTCACGAAGGTATTGAATCGGGACTCTTTCGCCAGGTGGATACCAGATTAGCGGCAATTTCACTTATTGGCATGATTCTACTCTTCTTTATCGGCTCACCCATCATAAATCGGCTGCCAGGGATGACGAATTACCTTGAAGGGACGGGACAGCAATTAGCCCGGCATACCTTGGAGATTTTCTTCCATGGTTTGCAGCAGCGGGAAAGTGCAAACCAGGAAGACCAGGAACCAAAGGATCTTAACGCCAAGGAGGGAAGCGGTGAATGA
- a CDS encoding ATP-binding cassette domain-containing protein, translating to MSNIIEVNHLVKKFGQFEAVKGISLTVQEGEIFGLLGPNGAGKSTTIKILSTLLKPTAGIARLAGYDIATQPALVRQAIGLVFQDPSLDESLTARENLIFHAILYGVPKVERERRLAEVLAMVELADRSKELVKTFSGGMKRRLEIARGLLHYPRVLFLDEPTVGLDPQTRNHIWQYIHQLRSRENITIFMTTHYMDEAENCDRIAIIDHGQIVALDTPTNLKKLVGGDIISMRTDDNARAMAFMQEKYGLKLSRDRDGIHFEINNGEEFIPKVVAELPLTVNYISLRKPTLDDVFLQLTGRDIREEEVGAKDIMRAHVRMRRRRQG from the coding sequence ATGAGTAATATTATTGAAGTTAATCATCTGGTCAAGAAGTTTGGTCAGTTTGAAGCGGTCAAGGGGATTTCTTTAACAGTTCAAGAAGGAGAGATTTTTGGCTTATTGGGACCAAATGGGGCGGGTAAATCAACAACCATCAAGATCTTAAGTACCCTTTTGAAGCCGACCGCCGGTATAGCCCGCCTGGCGGGATATGATATTGCGACGCAACCGGCTCTTGTCCGGCAGGCAATTGGCCTGGTGTTTCAAGACCCGAGCCTCGACGAGTCCCTGACGGCCAGGGAGAACCTGATCTTTCACGCCATTCTTTACGGTGTGCCCAAAGTGGAGCGGGAACGCCGACTCGCGGAGGTCCTGGCCATGGTGGAACTGGCCGACCGGTCTAAGGAACTGGTAAAAACCTTTTCCGGGGGGATGAAACGACGCCTGGAGATTGCCCGTGGTCTCCTGCACTATCCCCGGGTGCTCTTTTTGGATGAGCCAACAGTGGGGCTGGACCCTCAGACGCGTAACCACATCTGGCAGTACATTCATCAACTGCGCTCCCGGGAAAACATCACCATCTTTATGACCACCCATTACATGGACGAGGCGGAGAACTGTGACCGGATCGCGATCATTGATCACGGTCAGATCGTGGCTCTGGACACACCAACCAACCTGAAGAAGCTGGTCGGCGGCGATATTATTTCGATGCGGACTGATGATAATGCCAGAGCAATGGCGTTCATGCAAGAGAAGTATGGCCTCAAGCTCAGTCGGGACAGGGACGGTATCCATTTTGAAATCAACAACGGAGAGGAATTTATCCCCAAAGTGGTGGCGGAATTGCCCCTGACCGTCAACTACATCAGCCTGCGTAAGCCGACGTTAGATGATGTGTTCCTTCAGTTGACCGGCCGGGATATTCGGGAAGAGGAAGTCGGCGCGAAGGACATCATGCGGGCGCATGTCCGGATGCGGAGGAGGCGACAGGGTTGA
- a CDS encoding SpoIID/LytB domain-containing protein, which yields MGKRTIGVLVTILILSMVVSIGCPGRVRKPAPAPGPAANVPAIPDVINKGAGVEPELLVYDADKKKVVSMKMEDYIQGVVAAEMEPDWEVEALAAQAILARTFTLAKIADKGVLPNRQAHASTNEEEFQAYDARKINNNVREAVKKTRGKVLVSNGQFINAWFHAYSGGKTATAEEGLGYKEKPTPYIAVIDDTSLEKGVPPEERAWSATVSMDEIRAAVKKATGKDPGKVDRIEITEKGPSGRATKLKIGDVEVSGPAFRLAIGSKDVKSMLIDEIKVAADKATFRGRGFGHGVGMSQWGARVLAKQGKPADEIVSRYFKNVQLVTMWQ from the coding sequence ATGGGAAAAAGAACAATTGGTGTTCTGGTTACGATTCTAATCTTGTCCATGGTTGTCTCAATTGGTTGCCCGGGGAGGGTGCGAAAACCAGCCCCAGCACCTGGGCCAGCGGCCAATGTACCAGCGATACCTGATGTAATCAACAAGGGAGCCGGTGTTGAGCCTGAATTGTTGGTTTATGACGCCGACAAGAAAAAGGTGGTCTCCATGAAAATGGAGGACTATATTCAAGGCGTAGTCGCCGCGGAAATGGAACCTGATTGGGAGGTTGAAGCCCTGGCGGCACAAGCAATTCTCGCGCGAACGTTTACTCTGGCGAAAATTGCTGATAAGGGCGTACTCCCCAATCGCCAAGCCCATGCCTCAACCAACGAAGAAGAGTTTCAAGCCTATGATGCCAGGAAAATCAATAACAATGTTCGTGAGGCGGTAAAAAAGACCAGAGGTAAAGTTTTGGTATCTAACGGACAATTTATCAATGCCTGGTTCCATGCTTACAGTGGTGGCAAAACGGCGACCGCTGAAGAGGGGCTGGGTTATAAGGAGAAACCGACTCCGTACATCGCGGTGATTGACGATACCTCACTGGAGAAGGGCGTTCCGCCGGAAGAGCGGGCCTGGAGTGCAACGGTATCCATGGATGAGATTCGGGCGGCTGTGAAAAAGGCGACAGGCAAAGACCCAGGAAAAGTAGACCGGATTGAGATCACCGAAAAAGGACCATCTGGGCGAGCGACCAAGCTAAAAATTGGCGACGTTGAAGTGTCCGGACCAGCCTTCCGTCTGGCGATCGGGAGCAAGGACGTCAAGTCAATGCTGATTGATGAGATCAAGGTGGCCGCGGATAAAGCGACGTTCCGCGGTCGGGGATTTGGTCATGGAGTAGGGATGTCGCAGTGGGGTGCCCGGGTGTTAGCCAAACAGGGGAAACCAGCGGATGAGATTGTCAGCCGCTACTTTAAAAATGTCCAACTGGTAACTATGTGGCAATAA
- a CDS encoding ABC transporter ATP-binding protein has translation MNDYAVITRDLTKQFGTFVAVDRLNLTVKKGEIFGFLGPNGAGKSTVIRMLCGLLDPTLGDGWVLGYNLKKEPDKIKMEIGYMSQRFSLYEDLSVKENLNFYAGIYQLPVKQRAQRLKEIVALAGLEGREEELVANLSGGWKQRLALGCAILHQPAMVFLDEPTGSVDPAARRQFWDIIYELANQGTTVVVTTHYMDEAEHCDRIGFMYGGKMIAVGSPDEIKLSFWSGELIELEADNPLHVLDRVRQYPRVKSANLHGSFVHAVVESAATVISILASELKEQGIEVTRISPVSPSLEDVFVNLVERERQAEDMARIAAKDGDKR, from the coding sequence ATGAATGATTACGCCGTAATCACCAGAGATCTGACCAAACAATTCGGGACATTTGTAGCGGTTGACCGTTTGAATTTAACGGTCAAGAAGGGCGAGATCTTCGGCTTTCTTGGCCCGAACGGGGCGGGGAAGTCAACCGTCATTCGCATGTTGTGTGGACTGCTTGATCCCACTTTGGGGGATGGCTGGGTCCTTGGCTACAACCTGAAAAAAGAGCCGGATAAAATCAAAATGGAGATCGGCTACATGTCACAGCGTTTCAGTTTGTATGAGGACCTCAGCGTAAAGGAGAATCTGAATTTTTATGCCGGGATCTATCAATTACCGGTTAAACAGCGCGCGCAGCGGTTGAAGGAGATTGTGGCGTTGGCCGGCCTGGAGGGGCGCGAAGAGGAATTGGTGGCTAACCTGTCTGGTGGATGGAAGCAGCGTCTGGCTCTGGGCTGTGCCATTCTGCATCAACCAGCCATGGTATTCCTGGATGAGCCGACGGGCAGCGTGGATCCCGCTGCTCGCCGTCAATTCTGGGATATTATCTATGAACTGGCCAATCAGGGTACTACGGTGGTGGTGACGACACATTACATGGACGAGGCAGAACACTGTGACCGGATCGGGTTTATGTACGGGGGAAAAATGATTGCTGTCGGTAGCCCCGATGAGATTAAGCTCTCCTTCTGGTCGGGTGAATTGATTGAACTGGAGGCAGACAATCCCTTACATGTATTGGACCGGGTCCGCCAGTATCCTCGGGTGAAATCGGCGAATCTGCATGGGTCGTTTGTTCACGCGGTGGTAGAATCAGCCGCTACGGTAATTTCCATTTTAGCCTCGGAGCTAAAAGAGCAAGGGATAGAGGTAACGAGAATCAGTCCGGTGTCGCCTTCCCTGGAGGATGTATTCGTCAACCTGGTGGAAAGAGAAAGGCAGGCCGAAGATATGGCCAGAATCGCGGCTAAGGACGGTGATAAGCGATGA
- a CDS encoding diguanylate cyclase, giving the protein MEQGELQVKLNTTQRALERELLFISLINHLTGRIIQQRDSHEVLEQIAHVCRETLPVDGCFFFLFEKEREVLWIKSEQVACLEVSKTLLEVLRTSEPGFSDYLIVVDPHGQLQVLKNQARFFEQPEITTLLIPLYGRDRSLGVMMVERKELGRLSRGDLQKVTALANLAVLCLENELYSRLSEQAIYDGLTQLYNHVYFIERLKEELIRAKAEGNSLSILFCDLDCFKTYNDRYGHIQGDLVLCEVARVIRESIRTIDVAARYGGEEFTVILLETDSPGARTVAERLRQRVQEITITSVLEEPLKVTVSIGIATFPQDAQTAQKLIDKADWAMYYAKRKGGNQISIFTPEIEKSTGSS; this is encoded by the coding sequence TTGGAACAGGGCGAACTCCAGGTCAAACTGAACACTACCCAACGTGCCCTGGAGCGTGAATTATTGTTTATCAGCCTGATTAATCATCTGACGGGGCGGATAATTCAACAGCGGGACAGCCATGAAGTTCTGGAACAGATCGCTCATGTGTGTCGAGAAACACTGCCGGTTGATGGCTGTTTCTTCTTCTTGTTTGAAAAAGAGCGCGAGGTGCTATGGATAAAAAGTGAACAGGTCGCTTGTCTGGAAGTTAGTAAAACCCTGCTCGAAGTATTGCGGACTTCCGAGCCTGGTTTCAGTGATTACCTGATTGTTGTTGATCCGCACGGGCAACTTCAGGTCTTAAAAAACCAAGCCCGGTTTTTTGAACAACCTGAGATTACCACCTTATTAATTCCTCTGTATGGTCGTGACCGGTCGCTGGGAGTGATGATGGTCGAGCGGAAGGAACTGGGCCGTTTGAGCCGGGGTGATCTGCAAAAGGTGACTGCTTTGGCCAACCTGGCCGTCCTCTGCCTGGAAAATGAGTTGTATTCCAGATTATCGGAACAGGCGATTTATGATGGATTAACCCAATTGTACAATCATGTATATTTTATCGAACGATTAAAAGAAGAACTTATCCGGGCCAAAGCAGAAGGAAATTCTTTATCAATTCTTTTTTGTGACCTTGATTGTTTCAAAACGTACAACGACAGATATGGGCATATCCAGGGTGATCTGGTGCTGTGCGAAGTTGCTAGAGTGATCAGGGAGTCAATCCGCACGATTGATGTGGCGGCGCGTTATGGGGGTGAAGAGTTTACGGTAATCCTGCTGGAAACCGATTCGCCCGGCGCAAGAACCGTGGCCGAGCGGTTGCGGCAGCGCGTCCAGGAAATAACTATCACCAGTGTGCTGGAAGAACCTCTGAAGGTAACAGTCAGTATTGGGATTGCCACGTTTCCCCAGGACGCGCAAACAGCACAAAAACTCATCGATAAAGCGGACTGGGCGATGTATTACGCGAAACGTAAAGGAGGTAACCAGATCAGCATTTTCACCCCGGAGATAGAAAAATCTACTGGCTCAAGTTAG
- a CDS encoding ABC transporter ATP-binding protein: MEQWALITRELRKEFGHVTALAGLNLQVKRGEIFGLVGPDGAGKTTAIRLFCGLIDPTAGICQVFGHNLATDAEAARLKIGYMSQRFSLYRDLTVIENLCFFADIYQVPRPVRDQRIESLLNFTRLQPFTNRLAEDLSGGMKQKLALACTVLHEPELILLDEPTTGVDPVSRREFWDLLREMNQKGTTIIVSTPYMDEAERCQTIAFLHQGRVLHVGSPMEIRRLMKHEIIEIKAKPKFLAKQVASKLPGVNEVSLFGDKLHLVVNEAVRVLPGLQAGLVEEKVEVVEIRRIMPSLEDVFLYLLKERGEAAQ, from the coding sequence GTGGAACAGTGGGCCCTGATCACTCGGGAGCTGAGAAAAGAATTTGGCCACGTGACGGCACTGGCCGGCTTGAATCTGCAGGTGAAGCGGGGAGAGATTTTTGGCTTGGTAGGTCCGGATGGAGCCGGAAAAACCACCGCCATTCGTCTGTTTTGCGGCTTAATTGACCCGACCGCCGGTATTTGTCAGGTATTTGGCCACAATCTGGCCACCGACGCGGAGGCTGCTAGACTAAAAATTGGCTACATGTCGCAGCGCTTCAGCCTCTACCGTGACCTAACGGTAATCGAAAACCTCTGTTTCTTTGCCGACATCTACCAGGTTCCCCGGCCGGTCCGTGACCAGCGGATTGAATCTTTACTTAACTTTACCAGACTGCAGCCTTTTACCAACCGTTTAGCCGAGGACCTTTCCGGCGGAATGAAACAAAAGCTGGCACTGGCCTGTACGGTCCTTCACGAACCGGAGTTGATTCTGCTTGATGAGCCGACTACCGGGGTTGACCCGGTGTCCCGTCGTGAGTTTTGGGATTTGTTACGGGAAATGAATCAGAAGGGTACTACCATTATTGTGTCTACTCCCTACATGGACGAGGCTGAACGCTGCCAGACTATTGCTTTTCTCCATCAGGGACGGGTGCTTCATGTCGGTTCACCGATGGAAATTCGACGTCTCATGAAGCACGAAATTATCGAGATTAAGGCAAAACCAAAATTTCTTGCCAAACAAGTGGCGAGCAAATTACCGGGAGTTAACGAAGTTAGCTTATTCGGGGACAAACTGCATCTGGTGGTGAACGAAGCGGTCAGAGTATTGCCCGGTCTTCAAGCCGGACTGGTCGAGGAGAAGGTGGAAGTCGTGGAAATCCGCCGGATTATGCCGTCCCTGGAAGATGTCTTTCTGTATCTGCTCAAGGAAAGAGGGGAAGCGGCGCAATGA
- a CDS encoding transcriptional repressor, with product MKSRLEEITRELNTAQHKLTPQRETILRVLAEHSGQHLSAEDVYSLVKEKATEIGLATVYRTLDLLVELNILHKVDFGDGRSRYEFTPQERHRHHHLICLRCGEITEAQEDLLHQLEETIERENGFQVVDHSVKFFGYCRRCRTT from the coding sequence ATGAAGTCGCGACTGGAGGAAATAACTAGAGAATTAAATACAGCTCAACACAAACTAACACCCCAACGGGAAACCATTTTGCGCGTTCTGGCTGAGCACAGTGGTCAACATTTAAGCGCCGAAGATGTCTACAGTCTGGTTAAAGAAAAAGCAACTGAGATTGGGCTTGCTACCGTCTACCGGACTCTGGATCTTCTGGTGGAATTAAACATCCTCCACAAAGTTGATTTTGGCGATGGCCGGAGTCGGTATGAATTTACCCCCCAAGAGCGACATCGACACCACCATTTGATTTGTTTGCGGTGTGGGGAAATCACTGAAGCGCAGGAAGATTTGCTCCACCAATTAGAAGAAACCATTGAAAGAGAAAACGGTTTCCAGGTTGTTGACCACAGCGTGAAATTTTTTGGCTACTGCCGTCGCTGTCGAACTACCTAA
- a CDS encoding ABC transporter permease, protein MIQTRLWPIITKEFIQMRRDRLTLAMMIMIPVIQLLLFGFAVNTDVKHLPTVVFDQCRQQESREILAAFQNSQYYDLVYYVNSFDEVTRAIDSGQAKVAIVFPPDFAEALTVRRQATMQVIVDASDPMTASSAISTASAIGQLRSIQVMTQVLQKAGISAPLEMPVDVRVRAWYNPDLVSANFIVPGLLGVILTMTMVMVTAMAIVRERERGTLEQLIVTPIKKYELMIGKIVPYIVVGYVQLTLALLSGIWIFSVPVVGNLTLLYVLTLIFMVANLGMGLLISTVAKNQQQAMQMSIFVILPTILLSGFVFPRESMPALIYGLGYLIPATYYLQILRGIILKGVSLPYLWQYIWPLTIYSVAIIALGIVRFRKKLE, encoded by the coding sequence ATGATCCAAACCCGGCTGTGGCCGATTATCACCAAGGAATTTATTCAGATGCGGCGCGATCGGTTGACCTTGGCCATGATGATTATGATTCCGGTTATCCAGCTCCTGCTCTTTGGTTTTGCGGTCAACACTGATGTCAAGCACCTGCCGACAGTGGTGTTTGACCAGTGCCGGCAGCAAGAGAGCCGGGAGATTTTGGCTGCTTTTCAAAATTCCCAGTATTATGACCTTGTCTACTACGTAAACAGTTTCGACGAAGTGACCAGGGCCATCGATAGCGGCCAGGCGAAGGTGGCGATCGTTTTCCCGCCTGACTTTGCTGAGGCACTCACGGTGAGAAGACAGGCGACCATGCAGGTGATTGTGGATGCTTCCGACCCGATGACGGCTTCCTCGGCCATCAGCACCGCTTCCGCCATCGGTCAATTGCGCTCGATCCAGGTGATGACGCAGGTACTGCAAAAGGCCGGTATAAGTGCTCCTTTGGAAATGCCTGTTGATGTTCGGGTACGGGCCTGGTATAATCCCGATCTGGTATCAGCCAACTTTATTGTCCCTGGGTTGCTGGGCGTTATCCTCACCATGACCATGGTAATGGTGACGGCGATGGCCATCGTTCGGGAACGGGAACGGGGGACGCTGGAACAGTTGATCGTCACCCCGATCAAAAAGTATGAGTTGATGATTGGCAAAATTGTGCCGTATATCGTGGTCGGCTATGTTCAATTGACGCTGGCGCTTCTCAGTGGTATCTGGATTTTCTCCGTACCGGTCGTGGGTAACCTGACACTGTTGTACGTTTTAACCCTGATTTTTATGGTGGCCAATCTGGGGATGGGTCTACTGATTTCGACGGTGGCCAAGAATCAGCAGCAGGCTATGCAGATGTCTATTTTTGTCATCTTGCCGACGATCCTGCTTTCGGGTTTTGTTTTCCCGCGTGAATCGATGCCCGCGTTAATCTACGGCTTGGGTTATTTGATTCCAGCGACCTATTATTTGCAGATTCTGCGGGGGATCATCTTGAAGGGGGTGAGTTTGCCTTATTTATGGCAATATATTTGGCCGTTGACCATTTACAGCGTCGCGATTATTGCCCTGGGGATTGTCCGATTCCGCAAGAAGTTAGAATAG
- a CDS encoding ABC transporter permease — protein MRAVYVIWLRELIRFWRERARILTSLLQPAVWLFIMGKGLGASFSGPMGIDYARFMFPGVIGMTVLFTSIFSGMSIIWDREFGFLKEILVAPVSRLSVVIGKALSGSTTAILQGSLVMLFGPILGIKLSFWVVGQVIGIMFLIALALSSIGILIAARMESFQSFQLIMNFVVMPMFFLSGAAFPLGNLPLWMKSLVTIDPLAYGVDALKGVILGFNEFPLVLDLTVVTATMLVAMVGAMVLFNREG, from the coding sequence ATCAGAGCGGTTTACGTGATCTGGCTGCGGGAACTAATCAGATTCTGGCGGGAGCGGGCGAGAATTCTTACTTCCCTGCTTCAGCCCGCAGTCTGGCTGTTTATCATGGGTAAGGGCCTGGGGGCAAGTTTTAGCGGACCGATGGGGATTGACTATGCCCGATTCATGTTTCCTGGAGTGATTGGGATGACGGTTTTGTTTACCTCTATCTTCTCCGGGATGTCGATTATTTGGGACCGGGAGTTTGGCTTCCTGAAAGAGATTCTGGTCGCCCCGGTGTCTCGGCTGTCGGTGGTAATCGGGAAGGCCCTGAGCGGTAGCACGACGGCCATCCTGCAGGGGTCACTGGTCATGCTGTTCGGGCCGATTCTTGGAATAAAGCTTTCCTTTTGGGTCGTTGGCCAGGTGATCGGGATCATGTTTTTAATTGCGCTGGCTTTATCTTCCATCGGTATTTTAATTGCAGCCCGGATGGAATCCTTTCAGAGTTTCCAATTGATCATGAACTTTGTGGTCATGCCGATGTTTTTCTTAAGTGGGGCAGCCTTCCCCCTCGGAAATCTCCCGCTGTGGATGAAATCGTTGGTGACCATTGACCCGCTGGCTTACGGGGTTGACGCCCTGAAAGGGGTAATTCTTGGCTTTAATGAGTTTCCACTGGTGCTGGATTTGACGGTGGTGACGGCGACGATGCTGGTCGCTATGGTAGGGGCGATGGTCCTGTTTAATCGGGAGGGATGA
- a CDS encoding MBL fold metallo-hydrolase, producing the protein MQICWHGAGCFSLKVNQMEWLVDPYFSRKADYGDWYTENEHAPDLTDYLTNHDPQFVIITHGHFDHFDLEAVKRINAAKRPVFVGNLEVIATLKNLFAITDTQVLPLEPGQKFNLGGIAGQTFQGVHWFTGEEGTKAAAKINRNPANYGAMPCGGPMLSFIFQLPEVSVYISGDTKLDGVPDEQVDVAIINVGGKVYDPATKGTAWPAISAEETVEAVERLLKPRVLVPIHYDFKLFLEPVPVELLTEGLKTTRVVLLPYNQWTDI; encoded by the coding sequence GTGCAGATATGTTGGCATGGCGCCGGTTGTTTCAGCCTGAAAGTAAACCAGATGGAGTGGCTGGTTGACCCCTATTTTTCCCGAAAAGCGGACTATGGCGACTGGTATACGGAAAATGAGCATGCTCCCGACTTGACTGATTATTTGACTAACCATGACCCCCAGTTTGTCATCATCACGCACGGTCACTTTGATCACTTTGACCTGGAAGCGGTCAAACGAATTAATGCGGCGAAACGTCCGGTATTTGTCGGCAACCTTGAAGTGATCGCGACCTTAAAAAATTTGTTTGCGATTACTGATACTCAGGTCCTACCTTTGGAGCCGGGCCAAAAGTTTAATCTTGGCGGAATTGCTGGCCAGACTTTTCAAGGGGTGCATTGGTTCACCGGGGAAGAAGGCACCAAAGCGGCGGCCAAGATTAACCGCAACCCGGCCAATTATGGAGCAATGCCTTGCGGGGGGCCGATGTTGAGTTTTATTTTTCAATTACCAGAGGTCAGCGTTTATATCAGTGGTGACACTAAGTTAGATGGCGTACCTGATGAGCAGGTTGATGTAGCGATCATCAACGTCGGGGGTAAGGTCTACGACCCGGCGACCAAGGGGACAGCCTGGCCGGCGATCTCAGCAGAAGAAACAGTTGAGGCGGTAGAACGGCTCTTGAAGCCACGAGTGCTGGTGCCTATTCATTATGATTTTAAACTTTTTTTAGAGCCGGTACCGGTTGAACTGCTGACAGAAGGGCTGAAAACTACCCGGGTTGTGTTATTACCGTATAACCAGTGGACAGATATTTAA
- a CDS encoding HlyD family efflux transporter periplasmic adaptor subunit, protein MKVIWESLSQHKKKILFGLGMITIGMVLCYYFLLGQNQKKSGVLTATGTIEATRVNISAKISARVENLAVKEGDQVTQGQVLVKLDSAALNAQLTKDEAAVAKAEAYLKDLQAGARQPEIREAQAAVQQAQADLAKAEADWQRINQLYAQGASTAQELDRAKTLLETARAQLTAKQQRLELIRSGSRPEAIAAASHDVEQARAQLEMTKTNLNETILTAPMSGTVLFKGAEPGELVTAGQPILTLIDLAHLWMRIYVPETEIGQVKLGQAVRITVDSFPNREFSGRVVEISPQAEFTPKFIQTKKERVNLVFGVKVELDNSEHLLKPGMPADAEIILESAR, encoded by the coding sequence ATGAAGGTGATTTGGGAGAGTTTAAGTCAGCATAAGAAAAAAATATTGTTCGGGCTCGGCATGATAACTATCGGGATGGTACTGTGTTACTATTTTCTCCTGGGCCAGAACCAGAAAAAATCCGGGGTGCTGACAGCGACGGGAACAATTGAAGCTACCCGGGTGAACATCAGCGCCAAAATCTCCGCGCGGGTTGAAAATCTGGCGGTTAAAGAAGGAGACCAGGTTACCCAGGGGCAGGTGCTGGTAAAACTCGATAGTGCCGCCCTAAACGCCCAATTGACCAAAGACGAGGCGGCGGTGGCGAAAGCGGAGGCATACCTGAAAGACTTGCAGGCGGGAGCACGCCAACCGGAGATTCGGGAAGCTCAGGCTGCGGTCCAGCAGGCGCAAGCCGATCTGGCGAAAGCGGAAGCGGATTGGCAACGAATTAACCAATTGTATGCCCAGGGTGCCAGTACTGCTCAAGAACTGGACCGGGCCAAAACTTTGTTGGAGACGGCCAGGGCTCAACTCACGGCCAAACAGCAGCGGCTGGAACTGATTAGAAGCGGCTCTAGGCCGGAGGCAATCGCGGCGGCCAGTCACGATGTCGAGCAAGCCCGCGCCCAGCTTGAGATGACCAAAACAAACCTCAACGAAACTATTTTAACCGCTCCGATGTCAGGGACCGTGTTGTTTAAAGGCGCAGAGCCGGGAGAACTGGTGACTGCCGGGCAGCCCATCCTGACGCTGATCGATTTGGCGCACTTATGGATGCGGATCTATGTGCCAGAAACGGAAATCGGTCAGGTTAAACTTGGCCAGGCGGTTCGAATAACAGTTGACTCTTTCCCCAACCGGGAGTTTTCGGGTCGGGTGGTGGAGATTTCACCCCAGGCTGAGTTTACCCCCAAGTTTATCCAGACGAAAAAAGAGCGGGTTAACCTGGTCTTTGGCGTGAAGGTCGAACTGGATAATTCAGAACACTTGTTGAAACCGGGCATGCCCGCTGACGCGGAGATCATCCTGGAAAGTGCCCGTTAG